TGCTGCCCGCCGGGCAGGTGGAGCGGGTCACCACCGCCGACCTGGTCAACCGGTGGCCGTACCGGCTCTACGACGGCTCGGTGCTGCTCGCCGACCAGGAGCCGCCCACGACGCCCGCGCTGGCCACCGTGCCTCCCCCGCTGCCGCCGGCGACCATTCGCTGGTCGGTGCAGAGCCTCACCTACGCGCTGCAGTGGTGGCTGTTCGCCGCTGCCACGGTGTGGATGTGGGTGGCCGCCGTCCGCAAGGAGGCAGCCACCAGCTCAGGCGGCGGCGGTGCCGGTGCTGCCAGTGCTGGCGAGCTCCTCCTTGACGATCCGGTGCTCGACGAAGAAGACGGCGAACGGGATCGTGCCGGAGAGCATGACGAGCAGCATCTTCAGCAGCGGCCAGCGCCGCCGGGACCCGAGGTCGAACGTCGCGATGATGTACAGGATGTAGAAGTAGCCGTGCAGCATCCCGATGACGTGGACCATGCCCGGTGAGTCGGCGAAGTACTTCAGCGGCATGGCGACGCAGACGAGCAGGACCAGACCGACGCCGGTGACGTAGGCCATGATCCGGTAGCGAGTGAGGACGTTGGGCATGGCGGTCACTATCTCAGCCGCCCACCTTCGCGCAGTTGTCAGGGTGAGGACGGGCCATGGCCCGTCCTCACCCTGACAGCTTCAGGCGTGGGTCAGATGAAGAGCAGCTGGGCGCCGTCGGTCATCTCGATGAAGTCGGAAGCGTTGATGATGGCCTCGACGTCGTCGCGCAGGTCGGACTCGGTCAGGTGGTTCATGTCCGCCGACATCCGGCAGGCCCACAGGTGGCCGCCGGCCGCGACGATCTGGTCCAGGAACTCCGGGACCTCGGGGATACCGAGCTC
This genomic interval from Actinomycetes bacterium contains the following:
- a CDS encoding DUF3817 domain-containing protein; the encoded protein is MPNVLTRYRIMAYVTGVGLVLLVCVAMPLKYFADSPGMVHVIGMLHGYFYILYIIATFDLGSRRRWPLLKMLLVMLSGTIPFAVFFVEHRIVKEELASTGSTGTAAA